The following proteins are co-located in the Alcaligenes faecalis genome:
- a CDS encoding AraC family transcriptional regulator, translated as MSTRKFGYRLTTDEPRSCRALSDGRVRLQLPEELGHCYSECVELEQGFLLGRLHYHPSRSLVEESNGPHAGRVIVVTVGLQGQSAYQGRESSDLLFKAGHTTVTAFRSLRGERHYQEDQSVSQLRLVISEAALNKYVGPERATQLMDCVGLHRLSFHASSQATMAHAAALARYMQPCTPEQPIHHHRLNLQIHALSLLAEQFNRLAPPDAPNSAPLSVDDIQRVERARDLLSSQLDQPITVEYLATTVGINEHKLKEGFRYLYDNTPIGLLLELRMRKAYTLLESGQQVAQAAWQVGYKYPNNFSVAFTRYFGRSPKSIFGNKRA; from the coding sequence ATGAGCACGCGCAAATTTGGCTATCGCTTAACCACGGATGAACCCAGGTCATGCCGCGCTCTGAGCGATGGCCGAGTCCGGCTGCAACTACCCGAAGAACTGGGCCACTGCTATTCCGAATGCGTGGAACTGGAACAAGGGTTTTTGTTGGGTCGTTTGCACTATCACCCCAGCCGATCACTGGTGGAAGAAAGCAACGGCCCCCATGCGGGCCGTGTCATTGTGGTGACCGTGGGTCTGCAAGGGCAGTCGGCCTATCAGGGTCGGGAGAGTTCAGACCTGTTGTTCAAGGCAGGCCATACCACGGTGACGGCTTTCCGATCCCTGCGGGGGGAACGCCACTATCAAGAGGACCAATCCGTATCGCAATTACGGCTGGTCATCAGCGAGGCGGCCTTGAACAAATACGTGGGCCCGGAACGCGCCACCCAGTTGATGGATTGCGTGGGACTGCATCGTCTGTCTTTTCATGCCAGCAGCCAGGCCACCATGGCCCATGCGGCGGCACTGGCACGCTATATGCAGCCGTGCACCCCGGAGCAACCCATTCATCATCACAGGCTGAACCTGCAAATCCATGCACTAAGCTTGCTGGCCGAGCAGTTCAACCGCCTGGCCCCACCCGACGCCCCCAACAGCGCCCCGCTGTCAGTGGATGATATTCAGCGAGTCGAGCGAGCACGCGATTTGCTCAGCTCGCAACTGGATCAACCTATCACGGTGGAGTATCTGGCCACGACAGTAGGCATTAACGAGCACAAGCTTAAAGAGGGTTTTCGCTATCTGTACGACAACACGCCTATCGGCCTGCTGCTGGAACTGCGTATGCGCAAAGCCTATACCTTGCTGGAATCCGGCCAACAAGTGGCCCAGGCTGCCTGGCAAGTCGGCTACAAATACCCCAATAATTTTTCCGTCGCCTTTACGCGCTACTTTGGCCGTTCTCCCAAATCCATTTTTGGCAACAAGCGCGCCTAA
- a CDS encoding methyltransferase domain-containing protein produces MLDRSLGKIVLSEQLLESHALQACWDAQLAGLSADALNLALGYGVFAHLDKFIAAQELALVLKWDADNTAYLLELLWSLELLECQWTCPRRYRSLPQTARYLNPGSAHYCGDALLFRHGVVRQVGNQLEELLRNGKSPPADPALTQQAWAAAARSQIAQEQTAVTAEVACEIFEAVPEFWQAQRLLDLGGGPGLVAIALAQEQPDLNAVVFEYAAAAAVAQQKIRDAGLEARVSTLAGDLLVDDFGSDYDLIWCSSVLHFVPDIPALLTRLYRALRPGGVLVCCHAEVHKEVSKAKRILHYYLHMRMQGRHVLPEGQLAQLLEQAGFDDVQQFDEVRFPVAPVTALIARKACKG; encoded by the coding sequence GTGCTGGATCGATCGCTGGGAAAAATCGTTTTGTCGGAGCAATTGCTGGAGTCGCATGCTCTGCAAGCCTGTTGGGACGCGCAATTGGCGGGTTTAAGTGCCGATGCCTTGAACCTGGCTTTGGGGTATGGCGTGTTTGCACATCTGGATAAGTTTATCGCTGCCCAGGAACTTGCGCTTGTGCTCAAGTGGGACGCCGACAACACTGCCTACCTGCTGGAGTTGTTGTGGAGCCTGGAGCTGCTGGAGTGTCAGTGGACCTGTCCGCGACGCTATCGCAGCCTGCCGCAAACGGCGCGTTATCTGAATCCGGGTTCGGCGCACTATTGTGGCGATGCCTTGTTGTTTCGGCATGGCGTTGTGCGCCAGGTGGGCAATCAGTTGGAAGAGCTGCTGCGTAATGGCAAATCGCCTCCGGCGGATCCGGCATTGACTCAGCAAGCGTGGGCAGCGGCGGCGCGTTCGCAAATTGCTCAGGAACAAACGGCGGTGACGGCCGAGGTGGCCTGTGAGATTTTTGAGGCCGTGCCGGAGTTCTGGCAGGCGCAACGTCTGCTGGATTTGGGCGGTGGGCCAGGACTGGTGGCCATTGCCTTGGCACAAGAGCAGCCGGACTTGAATGCCGTGGTGTTCGAGTACGCAGCAGCGGCGGCTGTCGCCCAGCAAAAAATTCGTGATGCCGGTCTGGAAGCGCGTGTCAGCACCTTGGCCGGTGATCTGCTGGTGGACGATTTCGGGTCGGATTACGACTTGATCTGGTGCTCCTCTGTGCTGCATTTTGTGCCGGATATCCCTGCTTTGCTGACCCGGCTGTATCGCGCTTTGCGCCCCGGTGGGGTGCTGGTGTGCTGTCATGCTGAGGTGCATAAAGAAGTCAGCAAGGCCAAACGGATTTTGCATTACTACCTGCATATGCGCATGCAAGGTCGCCATGTGTTGCCGGAAGGGCAGTTGGCCCAGTTGCTGGAACAAGCCGGATTTGATGATGTTCAGCAGTTTGATGAGGTGCGCTTTCCGGTTGCGCCCGTCACTGCATTGATTGCGCGCAAGGCGTGCAAAGGGTGA
- a CDS encoding MFS transporter, whose product MKTWKAWGAQLLFGWMNLVLAVPSIYLMLGLPLVMRQHGWSGTEIGLFQLAALPAIFKLVLAMPVQRVRLGGGHFVHWLWLMAVLLLALYVGIGRENLIDQRTLLFVLTFAISIVATWMDIPLNALAVQYLPREEQLRAGSIRSAALFLGAIVGAGVMVLVQARWGWQAPFALMGLGLVIGCLPFVFLRSKAGLQVAKAEQAPPGFVADWVSFFGQEGAKQWTSLLLTSFPFIGAVWFYLKPLMLDQGMPLEEVAWTVGIAGGITGAVFSLIGGRLASLLGAARAIPIYLLAALLSLILLMVSVWAKLGPVWLISSALLIAASMGAVSALLFGLTMFFTRRQRNASDYGLQSTIFTLARMAVPIAAGIVLDRFGQVVMLGVLTLGVLFAFLLAWRVRHSVGASTEVLLRSQ is encoded by the coding sequence ATGAAGACGTGGAAAGCATGGGGGGCGCAGTTGCTGTTTGGCTGGATGAATCTGGTGTTGGCTGTCCCCAGTATTTATCTGATGCTTGGCTTGCCCCTGGTGATGCGCCAGCACGGCTGGTCCGGCACTGAGATAGGCTTGTTCCAGTTGGCGGCCTTGCCTGCCATTTTCAAGCTGGTGCTGGCCATGCCGGTGCAGCGTGTCCGTCTGGGTGGCGGGCATTTTGTGCATTGGCTCTGGTTGATGGCGGTCTTGTTGCTGGCTTTGTATGTAGGCATAGGCCGCGAAAACCTGATTGATCAGCGAACCCTGCTGTTTGTCCTGACCTTTGCCATCAGCATTGTGGCGACCTGGATGGACATCCCCTTGAATGCCTTGGCCGTGCAATACCTGCCGCGCGAGGAACAGTTGCGTGCGGGCAGTATTCGTTCTGCCGCCTTGTTTCTGGGTGCGATTGTTGGGGCGGGGGTGATGGTGCTGGTGCAGGCCCGCTGGGGTTGGCAGGCACCGTTTGCCTTGATGGGCCTGGGGCTGGTGATTGGTTGTTTGCCCTTTGTCTTTTTGCGTTCCAAAGCGGGCTTGCAAGTGGCAAAGGCCGAACAGGCGCCGCCCGGCTTTGTTGCCGATTGGGTCAGCTTTTTCGGGCAGGAAGGGGCCAAGCAATGGACCAGCTTGCTGCTGACCAGCTTCCCCTTTATTGGTGCCGTCTGGTTTTACTTGAAACCCTTGATGCTGGACCAGGGCATGCCTTTGGAAGAGGTGGCCTGGACGGTCGGGATTGCCGGTGGCATTACCGGTGCCGTGTTTAGCCTGATTGGTGGTCGTTTGGCCTCATTGCTGGGTGCCGCACGCGCCATTCCGATTTATCTGCTGGCGGCCTTGTTGTCCCTGATCCTGTTGATGGTTTCGGTCTGGGCCAAGCTGGGTCCGGTGTGGCTGATCAGCAGTGCCCTGTTGATTGCGGCCAGCATGGGGGCGGTGTCGGCCTTGCTTTTTGGGCTGACCATGTTCTTTACCCGTAGACAGCGCAATGCCTCGGATTACGGTTTACAGTCGACCATCTTCACCTTGGCCCGTATGGCCGTCCCCATTGCCGCCGGCATCGTCCTGGACCGTTTCGGTCAGGTTGTCATGCTGGGCGTGCTCACCTTGGGCGTTCTGTTTGCCTTTTTGCTGGCCTGGCGCGTGCGTCACAGCGTTGGTGCCAGCACCGAAGTTTTGCTGCGTAGCCAGTAA
- the moeB gene encoding molybdopterin-synthase adenylyltransferase MoeB, whose translation MTLPPLVEPGEPLSRDEVNRYSRHLLIPNVGMEGQRRIKNAKVLVIGAGGLGSPTLLYLAAAGVGTLGIIDFDRVDESNLQRQIIHTVDSIDELKVESAKRAIHKLNPHIKVETYTDSLEPDMAVELFSRYDLILDGTDNFATRYLVNDACMLADKPYVWGSIFRFEGQVSVFWENAPGGIGLNYRDLYPEPPPPELAPSCAQGGVFGVLCASIASIMSTEAIKLITGIGDPLIGRLIAYDALDMCYRELPIRRLPNRKPVTELGDYQTFCGLNPPADAMAIPVPVMTVLELKELQEQEQAPVLVDVRDPNEWEIVNIPGAILMPKSPTVAAEILAAFGPNADLVISCRSGARSKTVCEELIKLNASKVRNLEGGVLAWVEQVAPELASY comes from the coding sequence ATGACCTTGCCCCCCTTAGTTGAACCCGGTGAGCCCTTAAGCCGCGACGAGGTTAACCGTTATAGCCGTCACCTCTTGATTCCCAATGTGGGCATGGAAGGCCAACGCCGCATCAAAAATGCCAAAGTGCTGGTCATCGGGGCAGGTGGCCTGGGTTCGCCCACCTTGCTGTACTTGGCCGCAGCCGGGGTGGGCACACTGGGTATCATCGACTTTGACCGGGTGGATGAGTCCAATCTGCAGCGCCAGATCATTCACACCGTAGACAGCATTGACGAGCTGAAAGTGGAAAGCGCCAAGCGTGCAATTCACAAGCTCAACCCCCACATCAAGGTAGAAACGTATACCGACAGCTTGGAACCGGACATGGCGGTCGAGCTGTTCTCGCGCTACGACCTGATTCTGGACGGCACCGACAACTTTGCGACCCGCTATCTGGTCAATGACGCGTGCATGCTGGCCGATAAACCCTATGTTTGGGGTTCGATCTTCCGCTTTGAAGGTCAGGTCTCGGTGTTCTGGGAAAACGCACCCGGTGGCATAGGCTTGAACTACCGCGACCTGTACCCCGAACCCCCACCACCCGAGCTGGCTCCCTCTTGCGCGCAGGGCGGTGTGTTTGGGGTCTTGTGCGCCTCGATTGCCTCCATCATGTCCACCGAAGCCATCAAGCTGATTACCGGCATTGGCGATCCTTTGATTGGCCGTCTGATTGCTTACGACGCACTGGATATGTGCTACCGCGAACTGCCTATCCGCCGCCTGCCCAATCGCAAGCCCGTGACGGAGTTGGGCGATTACCAAACCTTCTGCGGTCTGAATCCACCTGCTGACGCCATGGCCATCCCTGTGCCTGTCATGACCGTGCTGGAGCTAAAAGAACTGCAGGAGCAAGAGCAGGCCCCTGTCCTGGTGGACGTGCGCGATCCCAATGAATGGGAAATCGTGAATATTCCTGGCGCGATTCTGATGCCCAAATCGCCCACCGTCGCCGCCGAGATTCTGGCTGCCTTTGGTCCGAATGCGGATCTGGTGATCTCGTGCCGCTCGGGTGCGCGCTCCAAGACGGTGTGCGAAGAGCTGATCAAGTTGAATGCCTCCAAGGTGCGCAATCTGGAAGGCGGCGTGCTGGCTTGGGTGGAGCAGGTTGCTCCCGAATTGGCGTCTTACTAA
- a CDS encoding M67 family metallopeptidase has protein sequence MALQIRRSALEQVLNHAKQDHPIEACGLIAAQEGSLVAERVLPMQNRAASEVFYQFDSREQFQVYRRLDEDEQECCVIYHSHTASQAFPSKDDIDFAGHPELHYLIVSTWDQATVPVRSFRIIDGGVTEETIVIV, from the coding sequence ATGGCCTTGCAGATTCGTCGTTCTGCCCTGGAGCAAGTTCTGAATCATGCCAAGCAGGATCACCCCATCGAGGCATGCGGACTGATTGCCGCCCAGGAGGGTTCGCTGGTGGCCGAACGCGTGCTGCCCATGCAAAACCGGGCGGCCTCAGAGGTGTTTTATCAGTTCGATTCGCGTGAGCAATTTCAGGTCTACCGCCGTCTGGATGAGGACGAGCAGGAGTGCTGCGTGATCTACCACTCCCATACCGCCAGCCAGGCTTTTCCCAGCAAGGACGACATCGATTTTGCGGGCCATCCCGAACTGCATTACCTGATCGTGTCCACCTGGGATCAGGCCACCGTGCCGGTTCGATCCTTTCGGATTATCGACGGCGGTGTGACCGAAGAAACCATTGTGATTGTTTAG
- a CDS encoding MoaD/ThiS family protein: MSISVSIPTLLRPLTNGEKKVQAQGASVGEVIEHLEGQFPGIKARLMSGEDLHRFVNIYVNEEDIRFSDGLKTATRAGDSLTVLPAVAGG; this comes from the coding sequence ATGTCCATTTCAGTCTCTATTCCGACTTTGCTGCGTCCACTGACGAACGGCGAGAAGAAAGTCCAGGCCCAGGGCGCTTCGGTAGGCGAAGTGATCGAGCATCTTGAAGGCCAGTTTCCCGGCATCAAGGCACGTTTGATGAGCGGTGAAGATCTGCACCGTTTCGTGAACATTTACGTGAACGAAGAGGACATCCGTTTCAGCGATGGCCTGAAGACCGCCACCCGCGCTGGCGACAGCCTGACCGTACTGCCTGCCGTAGCAGGGGGTTAA
- a CDS encoding CoA transferase: protein MSELLHGCGLRWQMGSQPPHWPGLPAALSRQARLLGLSEQAAGHQDEAAFRLHSPDFETISTRLETEAGGMTQAAISELSMQAASGILSVHGRSSGLSGTLGLDYLAVLSSAMSLQATLAAALGQLRGGRFSKVLVSPLGCGLLSIGQYLAGATAAQDPEQLLAGSYDPGLRPPFMSQDGVAFELETLDPRPWRAFWEAVGVPAELAGQAWKAFLLRYAKAVCPMPEVCLSRLQTLSFARLQELALQTGMAILPVRTPAQRQSDRDYAALAGLWQHQTHAAPSSLRALRSDADLPLRGLRVVESCRRIQGPIAGHLLALLGAEVIRLEPPGGDPLRSMPPCVDGCSVRFDALNQFKTVQEVDIKSAQGRQAIYELVSQSDVFLHNWAPGKAAELKLDAQDLHAVRPDLVYAYAGGWGQEQVDAPGTDFTVQAWSGIAHTISQTSDARGGSLFTVLDVLGGVMAALGISAALLRRGLSGSGLRVDSSLLATADHLAQAVSPISKTGVSAVFQTGEGFIVIDCQDPTHLHALAGWLNVSPDAVWTVLPDRLLSQSALSLEAQLDVLGIPARRVHSNLAQLRADPRLASHFHDKGYSSVHSPWRFL, encoded by the coding sequence ATGTCTGAATTACTACATGGCTGCGGATTACGTTGGCAGATGGGCTCACAGCCCCCGCATTGGCCGGGCTTGCCCGCTGCCTTGAGCCGTCAGGCCCGATTGCTGGGTTTGTCCGAGCAAGCCGCAGGCCATCAAGACGAAGCAGCATTCCGCCTGCATTCGCCTGATTTTGAAACGATTAGCACGCGTCTGGAAACCGAGGCGGGGGGCATGACGCAAGCTGCGATCAGTGAGCTGAGTATGCAGGCCGCCAGCGGTATCTTGTCCGTGCATGGCCGCTCCAGTGGGCTTTCGGGCACGCTGGGCCTGGATTATCTTGCGGTGCTTAGTTCAGCCATGAGCTTGCAGGCGACCTTGGCGGCCGCCTTGGGCCAGTTGCGTGGCGGGCGTTTCTCCAAGGTGTTGGTTTCACCTTTGGGTTGTGGCTTGCTCAGCATCGGTCAATATCTGGCCGGGGCAACGGCGGCTCAAGATCCTGAGCAGTTATTGGCAGGCAGTTACGATCCCGGCTTGCGGCCACCTTTTATGTCGCAAGATGGTGTGGCCTTTGAATTGGAGACGCTCGACCCCCGACCTTGGCGTGCCTTTTGGGAAGCGGTGGGTGTACCGGCAGAACTGGCCGGTCAAGCCTGGAAAGCGTTTTTGCTGCGCTATGCCAAGGCGGTCTGCCCCATGCCGGAGGTTTGTTTAAGCCGTCTGCAAACTCTGAGCTTTGCCCGTTTGCAGGAACTGGCCTTGCAGACCGGCATGGCCATCTTGCCGGTGCGTACACCGGCTCAACGCCAGAGCGATCGTGATTACGCGGCCTTGGCCGGTTTGTGGCAGCACCAGACTCATGCCGCGCCCAGTTCATTGCGTGCCTTGCGGTCCGATGCTGATTTGCCCCTGCGCGGGTTACGGGTGGTGGAGTCTTGCCGCCGGATTCAAGGGCCTATTGCCGGTCATTTGCTGGCGCTGCTGGGGGCGGAGGTGATTCGTCTGGAACCGCCCGGTGGTGATCCCTTGCGGTCCATGCCCCCGTGCGTGGATGGCTGCTCGGTGCGCTTTGATGCGCTTAATCAATTCAAGACGGTGCAGGAAGTGGACATTAAGTCGGCTCAAGGCCGGCAGGCCATTTACGAGCTGGTGAGCCAGTCCGATGTGTTTTTGCATAACTGGGCACCGGGCAAGGCGGCCGAGCTGAAACTGGATGCCCAAGACCTGCACGCCGTGCGCCCGGATCTGGTCTACGCCTATGCGGGCGGTTGGGGCCAGGAGCAAGTGGACGCGCCGGGGACGGACTTCACGGTGCAAGCCTGGTCGGGTATTGCTCACACCATTTCTCAAACCTCGGACGCACGGGGTGGGTCTTTGTTTACGGTGCTGGATGTGTTGGGCGGGGTGATGGCCGCGCTGGGTATCAGTGCCGCCTTGCTGCGCCGGGGCCTGAGCGGGTCGGGCTTGCGGGTCGACAGCTCCTTGCTGGCCACGGCCGATCATCTGGCCCAGGCTGTTTCTCCCATCAGTAAAACCGGCGTGTCGGCGGTGTTCCAGACGGGCGAGGGCTTCATCGTCATCGACTGTCAGGACCCAACGCATCTGCACGCCCTGGCCGGGTGGTTGAATGTGTCGCCCGATGCCGTCTGGACGGTCTTGCCGGACCGTCTTCTGTCCCAGTCTGCCTTGAGCCTGGAAGCGCAACTGGATGTGCTGGGCATACCGGCCCGCCGTGTCCATAGCAATCTGGCGCAACTGCGTGCTGATCCACGCCTGGCGTCCCATTTCCATGACAAGGGCTATTCGTCTGTTCATTCTCCCTGGAGGTTTTTATGA
- a CDS encoding class I adenylate-forming enzyme family protein, translated as MNHAGIIDLVPASLRQRWIEDGTYPNKPVFTLFAEKAQVHPDKLAVLSPEGNISYGALMDAALRLAGSLRRAGIMAGDVVAYQLSNHWVCCAIDLAAAALGAIVAPFPPGRGKLDIQSLVRRCDARAVIVPHEYAGIDLCDVIESLRPTLLSLRVLIVQGPSRPGWVSLDSLFEGEPLGVSELPEVSPNSPVRLLVSSGTESEPKLVAYSHNALVGGRGRFLQRISPNDVEFRGMYLVPLGSSFGSTATFGVLCWLGGSLVVLPKFDVPSAIAAINAFKPSFILGVPTMFQRIAAAPELEKADKASLRGLIVGGSVIDEATVRRCVEAFDCGFISLYGSADGVNCHNTLDDPIDVVLSSVGTPNPQVCEIRLIDDEGVEVPHGEVGEITARGPLSPMQYVNAPELDAQYRDEQGWVKTGDLGYINAQGQLVLAGRKKDIIIRGGANISPVQIEGLVMAHPDVVTVACVPVPDADLGQRICLCVTVRDGVPRFSLKEITDFLREQGLEVNKLPEYLRFYRSLPLTPAGKIDKRALAADAAALGSGIKTDAGIAA; from the coding sequence ATGAATCACGCTGGCATCATCGATCTGGTCCCTGCGTCATTGCGCCAACGCTGGATAGAGGACGGTACCTACCCGAACAAGCCGGTCTTTACGCTGTTCGCGGAAAAAGCCCAGGTGCATCCGGACAAGCTGGCGGTGCTCTCGCCCGAAGGCAATATCAGCTATGGCGCCTTGATGGACGCGGCTCTGCGTCTGGCAGGCAGCTTGCGTCGGGCAGGGATTATGGCGGGCGACGTGGTGGCGTATCAGCTCAGCAACCATTGGGTGTGCTGCGCCATTGATCTGGCCGCCGCCGCGTTGGGGGCGATTGTGGCTCCTTTCCCACCCGGACGGGGCAAGCTGGATATACAGTCGCTGGTGCGTCGTTGCGATGCACGGGCGGTGATTGTGCCGCATGAGTATGCAGGCATTGATTTGTGCGACGTGATTGAGTCCTTGCGGCCTACACTGCTGTCCTTGCGTGTCCTGATTGTGCAAGGCCCATCGCGTCCGGGCTGGGTGAGCCTGGACTCTCTGTTTGAAGGCGAGCCGTTGGGTGTGTCCGAATTGCCCGAGGTGTCCCCCAATTCGCCGGTGCGTTTGCTGGTGTCCTCGGGCACCGAGTCCGAACCCAAGCTGGTGGCCTATTCGCATAATGCGCTGGTGGGTGGACGAGGGCGATTCCTGCAACGCATTTCCCCCAACGATGTGGAGTTCCGGGGCATGTATCTGGTGCCGCTGGGTTCTTCATTTGGCTCTACGGCCACCTTCGGCGTGCTGTGCTGGTTGGGCGGTTCTTTGGTGGTCTTGCCCAAGTTTGATGTGCCTAGTGCCATTGCCGCCATCAATGCCTTCAAGCCCAGTTTCATTCTGGGCGTGCCCACCATGTTCCAGCGTATTGCGGCAGCACCCGAGCTGGAGAAGGCCGATAAAGCCAGCTTGCGCGGCTTGATTGTGGGCGGTTCAGTCATTGACGAAGCTACGGTACGCCGTTGTGTGGAAGCGTTTGATTGCGGTTTCATCAGCCTGTACGGCTCGGCCGATGGGGTGAACTGCCACAACACGCTGGACGATCCCATCGACGTGGTCTTGAGCAGTGTGGGGACCCCCAATCCGCAGGTGTGCGAGATCCGTCTGATTGATGACGAGGGCGTCGAAGTGCCGCACGGCGAAGTAGGCGAAATCACCGCACGCGGCCCCTTGAGCCCCATGCAATATGTGAACGCCCCGGAACTGGATGCCCAGTATCGGGATGAGCAGGGTTGGGTGAAAACGGGCGATCTGGGTTACATCAATGCCCAGGGGCAATTGGTGCTGGCGGGTCGCAAGAAAGACATCATCATTCGTGGTGGTGCGAACATCAGCCCGGTGCAAATTGAAGGCCTGGTCATGGCTCACCCGGATGTGGTTACCGTGGCGTGCGTGCCGGTCCCCGATGCGGACTTGGGGCAGCGTATTTGCTTGTGCGTGACGGTGCGCGACGGCGTGCCGCGTTTCTCCCTGAAAGAGATCACCGACTTCTTGCGTGAGCAGGGTCTGGAAGTGAACAAGTTGCCCGAGTATCTGCGCTTTTACCGCAGCTTGCCGCTGACGCCTGCGGGCAAGATCGACAAGCGCGCCTTGGCTGCCGATGCGGCTGCATTGGGTTCCGGGATCAAGACCGACGCGGGGATAGCAGCATGA
- a CDS encoding acyl-CoA dehydrogenase family protein, translating into MSHLAISSAALSRKLRQFVDTEIIPNEGILAQGDNLARELTLDLTRRAQQAGLFGSFYPMHRGGRIASLLEYLPVAEQEGRSEYGPGIFGADATLDAYMLSHHGSASVKQRFLTPLLKGDAVSSYAMSEPDSIGSIPATMQCQARLIDGQWHVNGRKWFICRAQQASFATVVARSADGPVHESLSMVIVPTDAAGFKVVRPLPLLGRYQGQNELLFNNVTVPQDYVLGSAGQGIALMQKRLALGRILRSVQWLGLAQRSFDIMCERIHSERGELARLADKQLVRARVYQVYRAIASARCLLREAAVKFDAGLPNAVEVNVAKLAASDAVSEAADSAIQIMGAEGLADWSPLSGIYRAARTTHILDGADDALISTVGKHLLQAHYAIQETADMSKAVA; encoded by the coding sequence ATGAGCCACCTTGCTATTTCCAGCGCGGCCTTGAGCCGCAAGCTGCGGCAGTTTGTGGATACCGAGATCATTCCCAACGAGGGCATTCTGGCTCAGGGAGATAATCTGGCCCGCGAGCTGACTCTGGACCTGACACGTCGCGCTCAACAGGCGGGTTTGTTCGGCAGTTTCTACCCCATGCATCGGGGTGGTCGGATCGCCAGCTTGCTTGAATACTTGCCCGTCGCCGAACAGGAAGGGCGTTCCGAGTACGGCCCTGGCATTTTCGGGGCGGACGCCACGTTGGACGCGTATATGTTGAGCCATCATGGCTCGGCCAGCGTCAAACAGCGCTTTCTGACGCCCTTGCTCAAGGGGGATGCAGTGTCCAGCTACGCCATGTCCGAGCCGGACAGCATTGGTTCGATTCCGGCCACCATGCAATGTCAGGCTCGCCTGATAGACGGGCAATGGCATGTGAATGGCCGCAAGTGGTTTATTTGCCGGGCGCAACAGGCCAGCTTCGCGACCGTGGTGGCGCGCAGCGCGGATGGCCCCGTGCATGAGTCCTTGTCCATGGTGATCGTGCCCACGGATGCGGCGGGCTTTAAAGTCGTGCGTCCCTTGCCTTTGCTGGGGCGTTATCAAGGGCAGAACGAGCTGCTGTTCAACAATGTGACCGTGCCGCAGGACTATGTTCTGGGCAGCGCCGGGCAGGGCATTGCTTTGATGCAAAAGCGCCTGGCCCTGGGCCGTATTCTGCGATCCGTGCAATGGCTGGGCTTGGCGCAACGCAGCTTTGACATCATGTGCGAGCGCATTCACTCGGAGCGTGGAGAGCTGGCGCGTCTGGCGGACAAACAACTGGTTCGGGCGCGGGTTTATCAGGTGTACCGTGCCATTGCCTCGGCTCGTTGCTTGCTGCGTGAAGCGGCTGTCAAGTTCGACGCGGGCTTACCCAATGCGGTGGAGGTGAATGTGGCCAAGCTGGCGGCGTCGGATGCGGTCAGCGAGGCGGCAGACTCCGCCATCCAGATCATGGGGGCCGAAGGCTTGGCCGATTGGAGCCCCTTGTCCGGTATCTACCGGGCAGCGCGTACCACGCATATTCTGGATGGGGCGGATGATGCTTTGATCAGCACGGTTGGCAAGCACTTGCTGCAAGCCCACTACGCCATTCAGGAGACGGCAGACATGAGCAAGGCAGTGGCATGA